From Burkholderia sp. WP9, a single genomic window includes:
- a CDS encoding ABC transporter ATP-binding protein — protein MLNPQPIPSYLIQSEAVRERFDRLKSREVILEVRDLGKRFETPQGECTALDGINFKTHRREFVCVIGPSGCGKSTLIRILAGLERQTSGSVLLDGKPVQGPGADRGMVFQGYTLFPWLTVKKNVMFGLKMNGRGNLHAEREALQWLDLVGLTKFANAYPHQLSGGMKQRVAIARALANRPRILLMDEPFGALDAQTRAKMQTHLLDIWRNVDVTVLFITHDLDEAIFLADRILVLKANPGEVQELIEVPVPRPRDYSQVTSPEFLATKARLEALIHPPSEKSDDEDDVVKPHMIRMTDVSDNVE, from the coding sequence ACCGATTCCGTCGTACCTGATTCAGTCCGAGGCGGTACGCGAGCGTTTCGACCGTCTGAAATCGCGCGAAGTGATTCTGGAGGTGCGCGACCTCGGCAAGCGCTTCGAGACGCCGCAAGGCGAGTGCACGGCGCTCGACGGCATCAACTTCAAGACGCACCGGCGCGAGTTCGTCTGCGTGATCGGGCCGTCGGGCTGCGGCAAGTCCACGCTGATCCGCATTCTCGCCGGTCTGGAGCGGCAGACCAGCGGCAGCGTGCTGCTCGACGGCAAACCCGTGCAGGGGCCGGGCGCCGACCGCGGCATGGTGTTTCAGGGCTACACGCTGTTTCCATGGCTGACGGTCAAGAAGAACGTCATGTTCGGCCTGAAGATGAACGGCCGCGGCAATCTGCATGCGGAACGCGAGGCGTTGCAATGGCTCGATCTGGTGGGCCTGACAAAGTTCGCCAATGCGTATCCGCATCAGTTGTCGGGCGGCATGAAACAGCGCGTGGCGATTGCCCGCGCGCTCGCGAACCGGCCGCGCATTCTGCTGATGGACGAGCCTTTCGGCGCGCTGGATGCGCAAACGCGCGCCAAGATGCAAACGCACCTGCTCGACATCTGGCGCAACGTCGACGTGACCGTGCTGTTCATCACACACGATCTGGACGAGGCGATCTTTCTGGCCGACCGCATTCTGGTCCTGAAGGCGAATCCCGGCGAGGTGCAGGAGTTGATCGAAGTGCCGGTGCCGCGGCCGCGCGATTACTCGCAGGTGACGTCGCCCGAGTTTCTGGCGACCAAGGCGCGGCTCGAGGCGCTGATTCATCCGCCATCGGAAAAGAGCGACGACGAGGACGACGTGGTCAAACCGCACATGATTCGTATGACCGATGTCTCGGACAATGTCGAATAG
- a CDS encoding GNAT family N-acetyltransferase, which translates to MDETTRTTRRYEVISDEAEFRALQPEWDALWARAQGYCYQSFGFCWLAWKHVSQPHGRKLKCIVCREDGKLVMVWPLEAVKRSLWTYLVPLGPEGGDFTSVLVEANETTPALVAGAWDMARRRCGADFIHLPYVRERLDLYRLVTQERRILFTEAHNASAATLRGQGNWDEYCQTLGTLFRKRPGGFAKKLAKEGTVAVRMLDPVDESETASIIKWMFQCKRAWSDRVGKRSVWLDSPEFERFLCKLIYSGDVPSMGRLIVVTLDEAPVAALVVSTGNPWASAIISGFDPHYGKFCPGLIAIEHCVKWAFDKGYDLDFGVGTEDFKAYWSRGAATTAWTVQTINSNWGLAAIRARRVAREMIGRVKTLRHAGAAAPHAGEGRDAGAALTPAMQASSETGGAHPE; encoded by the coding sequence ATGGACGAGACAACCCGGACCACGCGGCGCTACGAAGTCATCAGCGACGAAGCTGAATTTCGTGCGTTGCAGCCTGAATGGGACGCGCTCTGGGCGAGGGCGCAAGGCTACTGCTATCAGTCGTTCGGGTTTTGCTGGCTCGCATGGAAGCACGTGTCGCAGCCGCATGGGCGCAAGCTCAAATGCATCGTATGCCGCGAAGACGGCAAGCTCGTCATGGTCTGGCCGCTCGAAGCTGTCAAACGTTCGCTCTGGACGTATCTGGTGCCGCTCGGCCCCGAAGGCGGCGACTTCACGAGCGTGCTCGTCGAAGCCAACGAAACAACCCCGGCGCTCGTAGCCGGCGCGTGGGACATGGCCCGCCGGCGTTGCGGCGCCGACTTCATCCATCTGCCCTACGTGCGCGAGCGGCTCGATCTGTACAGGCTCGTGACGCAGGAGCGCAGGATCCTGTTTACCGAGGCGCACAACGCATCCGCCGCGACATTGCGCGGGCAGGGCAATTGGGACGAGTATTGCCAGACGCTCGGCACGTTGTTTCGCAAGCGGCCGGGCGGCTTCGCGAAGAAGTTAGCCAAGGAAGGCACGGTCGCCGTGCGCATGCTCGATCCGGTGGACGAAAGCGAAACGGCGTCGATCATCAAGTGGATGTTCCAATGCAAGCGCGCCTGGAGCGATCGCGTCGGCAAGCGTAGCGTGTGGCTCGATTCGCCCGAGTTCGAGCGCTTCCTCTGCAAGCTGATCTATTCGGGCGACGTGCCCTCGATGGGGCGCCTGATCGTCGTCACCCTGGACGAAGCGCCGGTTGCCGCGCTCGTCGTGAGCACGGGCAACCCGTGGGCGAGCGCGATCATTTCCGGTTTCGACCCGCACTACGGCAAGTTCTGTCCGGGCCTGATCGCGATCGAACATTGCGTGAAGTGGGCCTTCGACAAGGGCTACGACCTAGATTTCGGCGTGGGCACGGAAGACTTCAAGGCCTATTGGTCGCGCGGCGCGGCGACCACCGCATGGACCGTGCAAACGATCAATTCGAACTGGGGCCTCGCGGCGATCCGCGCGCGGCGCGTGGCCCGCGAGATGATCGGCAGGGTGAAGACGCTGCGGCACGCCGGCGCTGCGGCGCCGCATGCGGGGGAAGGGCGGGATGCGGGGGCGGCCTTGACGCCTGCCATGCAGGCTTCTTCCGAGACCGGCGGCGCGCACCCCGAGTAA
- a CDS encoding heavy metal response regulator transcription factor, translating to MRILVIEDELKTAAYLKKGLEESGYAVDVANDGPQGLILALEEEYDVIVLDVMLPGMDGWTIVKTLRTTRTTPVLFLTARDDVDDRVRGLELGADDYLVKPFAFVELLARVRTLARRGPPRESELIKVGDLEMDVNRRRVKRGGTRIDLTPREFSLLQLLARRQGEVLSRTQIASYVWDMNFDSDTNVVEVAIRRLRTKIDDNFPIKLIHTVRGVGYVLELKDAA from the coding sequence ATGCGAATCCTGGTGATCGAGGACGAGCTGAAAACAGCGGCCTATCTGAAGAAAGGCCTGGAAGAGTCCGGCTACGCGGTCGACGTGGCAAACGACGGCCCGCAAGGGCTGATCCTCGCTCTCGAAGAAGAGTACGACGTGATCGTGCTCGACGTGATGTTGCCCGGCATGGACGGCTGGACCATCGTCAAGACCTTGCGCACCACGCGCACCACCCCCGTGCTGTTCCTCACCGCGCGCGACGACGTGGACGACCGCGTGCGCGGCCTCGAACTCGGCGCGGACGACTATCTCGTCAAGCCCTTCGCCTTCGTCGAATTGCTGGCCCGCGTGCGCACGCTGGCCCGCCGTGGCCCACCGCGCGAGAGTGAACTGATCAAGGTGGGCGACCTGGAAATGGACGTGAACCGCCGGCGCGTGAAGCGCGGCGGCACGCGCATCGACCTCACGCCGCGTGAATTCTCGCTGCTGCAACTGCTCGCGCGGCGCCAGGGTGAAGTGTTGAGCCGCACGCAGATCGCGTCGTATGTGTGGGATATGAATTTCGACAGCGACACCAACGTGGTCGAAGTGGCGATCCGCCGCTTGCGCACCAAGATCGACGACAACTTTCCCATCAAGCTGATTCATACCGTGCGCGGCGTGGGCTATGTGCTCGAACTGAAGGACGCCGCCTGA
- a CDS encoding heavy metal sensor histidine kinase — MRGRSLAATLALAFGATTLTVFVLVGSFLYVALERQIKAQDDLDIVLAARHARRLAEELDSAAAIREHSERLTSIVLGNQAMSMEVFDPDGKRAIEHNIAGAFAAPEAASGAATIAALPPLTRVAATVRITEDDIGDWTGRDGAPIRGILTDARLRDGDTASLLVARNMSDRWLLLDRYRDKLGIAGVAGVLLAVLLGYLLIRAALRPLRNIATSASLVTVNRLNTRIAVARVPSELETLVAALNAMLERVDHGFQRLSRFTADLAHDMRTPLSNMRGAAEVALARPRSVDEYESVLASNLEECDRLSKMIENVLFLARAEHPQFVKHMREFDAGQELAHIADYFEGIAEDAKVRVRVSGTASLTADLELFRRAVSNLLANAIRYTPPGSEIVLDASASAEAVRITVENEGQPIPAEHIERIFDRFYRVDPSRSALPTAGLSQGSSGSTGLGLAIVRTIMELHGGSVHAQSDARSTSFVLTFPRSV, encoded by the coding sequence ATGCGCGGCCGCTCGCTTGCCGCGACGCTTGCATTGGCCTTCGGCGCCACGACGCTGACGGTGTTCGTGCTGGTCGGCAGTTTTCTGTATGTGGCGCTCGAAAGGCAGATCAAGGCGCAGGACGATCTCGACATCGTGCTCGCCGCGCGTCACGCACGGCGCCTCGCTGAGGAACTGGATTCGGCGGCGGCCATACGCGAGCACAGCGAGCGGCTGACCAGCATCGTGCTGGGCAATCAGGCCATGTCGATGGAAGTGTTCGATCCCGACGGCAAGCGCGCGATCGAACACAACATCGCCGGCGCGTTCGCGGCACCCGAGGCGGCAAGCGGCGCGGCGACCATTGCCGCGTTGCCGCCGCTCACGCGCGTGGCGGCAACGGTGCGCATCACGGAAGACGATATTGGCGACTGGACCGGCCGTGACGGCGCGCCGATCCGCGGCATTCTCACCGACGCGCGGCTGCGCGACGGTGACACCGCGAGCCTGCTGGTGGCGCGCAACATGAGCGACCGCTGGCTGCTGCTCGACCGTTACCGCGACAAGCTCGGCATAGCCGGCGTGGCCGGCGTGCTGCTGGCGGTGTTGCTCGGCTATCTGCTGATTCGCGCCGCGCTGCGGCCGTTGCGCAATATTGCAACGAGCGCGAGCCTCGTCACGGTGAATCGACTCAATACGCGGATCGCGGTCGCGCGTGTGCCGAGCGAGCTGGAGACGCTGGTCGCCGCGCTGAACGCGATGCTCGAGCGAGTCGATCACGGTTTTCAGCGTCTGTCCCGTTTCACCGCCGACCTCGCTCACGACATGCGCACGCCGCTTAGCAACATGCGTGGAGCCGCCGAAGTCGCGCTTGCCCGGCCGCGCTCCGTCGATGAATACGAGTCGGTGCTCGCCTCGAATCTGGAAGAGTGCGACCGGCTCTCGAAAATGATCGAGAACGTGCTGTTTCTGGCGCGCGCCGAGCATCCGCAGTTCGTCAAGCACATGCGTGAGTTCGATGCCGGGCAGGAATTGGCCCACATCGCCGACTATTTCGAAGGGATTGCCGAAGATGCGAAAGTGCGCGTGCGTGTCAGCGGCACGGCCAGCCTGACGGCGGATCTCGAACTGTTTCGTCGCGCCGTGAGCAATCTGCTCGCCAATGCCATTCGCTACACGCCGCCCGGCAGCGAGATCGTGCTCGATGCGAGCGCGTCGGCGGAGGCCGTGCGCATCACCGTCGAGAACGAGGGGCAGCCGATTCCCGCCGAGCACATCGAACGGATATTCGACCGCTTCTACCGGGTCGATCCGTCGCGCAGCGCGCTGCCGACGGCGGGGCTGTCGCAAGGGTCGTCCGGGTCCACGGGGCTCGGGCTCGCCATCGTGCGCACGATCATGGAACTGCACGGCGGGTCCGTGCACGCGCAGAGCGACGCGCGGAGTACCTCCTTCGTGCTGACGTTCCCGCGCAGCGTCTGA
- a CDS encoding efflux transporter outer membrane subunit: MFSLSDSRPLPRRALAATLIGALLSACSTLPPYQRPSAEIPAQYAGTAPGWAQAAPADATPRGPWWTIFNDPVLNQLEARIDVSNQTVRKAVAQVQQARSMVDYQRAGFFPTITAGAAQDRYRTSQNVEGKSLAGKTVPDYSAGVAASWEPDLFGRVRDSVNGAQADAQASEADLEGVRLSMSADLAVDYFSLRSLDTQKKLLDDSVSAYDAALKLLQQQLKDGAIDASAVAQATTQLEATRTQDTDIDVSRSQMQHAIATLIGEPASTFTLPPNGSAATPPAIPPGVPSQLLERRPDIAAAERRVASANARIGEAHAAFFPDLVLSASVGLESSFFAPWLSAPSLFWSLGPQLAGTLFDGGKRKAALHGATAQYDGAVADYRQSVLVAFQQVEDNLSALHALADEATSQQRATTAADLSLRLTTNRFNAGAVSYLDVVTAQTIALTNQRVADQIAARQLESSVLLLKALGGTWGNASKSAAGSV; encoded by the coding sequence ATGTTCTCCCTATCTGATTCACGACCGCTGCCGCGCCGCGCGCTGGCGGCCACGCTGATCGGCGCGCTACTCAGCGCGTGCTCGACCTTGCCGCCCTATCAGCGCCCGAGCGCCGAGATTCCCGCGCAGTATGCGGGCACCGCGCCCGGCTGGGCGCAAGCCGCGCCGGCCGACGCCACACCGCGCGGCCCATGGTGGACGATCTTCAACGATCCGGTGCTGAACCAGCTCGAAGCGCGCATCGACGTTTCGAACCAGACCGTGCGCAAGGCGGTCGCGCAGGTTCAGCAAGCGCGCTCGATGGTGGACTACCAGCGCGCCGGTTTCTTTCCGACGATCACTGCCGGGGCGGCGCAGGACCGCTATCGGACCTCGCAGAACGTCGAAGGGAAATCGCTCGCGGGCAAGACCGTGCCGGACTATTCGGCGGGCGTGGCGGCGAGCTGGGAGCCGGATCTGTTCGGCCGGGTGCGCGACAGCGTGAACGGCGCGCAGGCCGACGCCCAGGCGAGCGAAGCGGACCTCGAAGGCGTGCGCCTGTCGATGAGCGCGGATCTGGCCGTCGACTATTTCTCGCTGCGCTCGCTCGACACACAGAAGAAGCTGCTCGACGACAGCGTGAGCGCCTACGACGCCGCGTTGAAGCTGCTGCAGCAGCAACTGAAAGACGGCGCGATCGATGCCTCCGCGGTCGCTCAAGCCACGACGCAACTCGAAGCGACGCGCACGCAAGATACCGATATCGACGTGTCACGCTCGCAGATGCAGCACGCGATCGCCACGCTGATCGGCGAACCGGCATCGACCTTCACGCTGCCGCCGAACGGGTCGGCTGCGACGCCGCCGGCGATTCCGCCCGGTGTGCCGTCGCAACTGCTGGAGCGGCGCCCGGATATCGCCGCCGCCGAACGGCGCGTGGCGTCGGCGAATGCGCGGATCGGCGAGGCGCATGCGGCGTTTTTCCCGGACCTGGTGCTGTCCGCGAGCGTCGGGCTCGAAAGCTCGTTTTTCGCGCCGTGGCTGAGCGCGCCGAGTCTCTTCTGGTCGCTCGGGCCGCAACTGGCCGGCACGCTGTTCGACGGCGGCAAACGCAAAGCCGCCCTGCACGGCGCCACGGCGCAATACGACGGCGCGGTCGCGGACTATCGTCAGTCGGTGCTGGTGGCGTTTCAGCAGGTCGAGGACAACCTCTCCGCCCTGCATGCCCTCGCCGACGAAGCGACCAGCCAGCAGCGCGCCACCACCGCCGCGGATCTGTCGTTGCGGCTCACGACGAACCGTTTCAACGCGGGCGCGGTCAGCTATCTCGACGTGGTGACGGCTCAGACGATCGCGCTCACCAACCAGCGGGTGGCCGATCAGATCGCCGCGCGGCAGTTGGAGTCGAGCGTGCTGTTGTTGAAGGCGTTGGGCGGGACGTGGGGTAACGCAAGCAAAAGCGCGGCGGGTTCGGTGTAG
- a CDS encoding efflux RND transporter periplasmic adaptor subunit has translation MNNSSLPPGLGEQAAKAVDSSHAAHADAAGCATDRATNASDSTNATNATSATSAIKGSNATSAKPRRALWPFALGGVAVALLIVGIVPRLHASADLTEQTQAQSMLTVSVVKPRPAPSVNELLLPGSVTPFAEASIYARTSGYLAHWNTDIGAQVKSGQVLATIEAPDLDAQLRQARADEATAQANFDYAKTTAQRWQEMLKTQSVAQQDADTKVSDMQARGAMLASAQANVAHLAELVSYEKITAPFDGVITARNVDVGALVTAGGTPGTAGMSGELFHIQQNGVLRVFVDVPQNDAPYVTPDTGVYLSAQQYPGRRIPAKVARSTGSIDPSSRTLRVEVDVDNKDGALMPGAYTQVHLQLQSTTPALDLPVSALLFRPDGVTVAVVDSHGRAVLKTVHIGRDFGTHVEITTGLAATDRVIDNPSDSLSTGQMVQIMPAMHG, from the coding sequence ATGAATAATTCCTCACTTCCGCCGGGGCTTGGTGAGCAGGCCGCCAAGGCCGTTGACAGCAGCCATGCCGCTCACGCTGACGCTGCAGGCTGCGCGACCGATCGCGCGACCAACGCGAGCGATTCGACCAATGCGACGAACGCAACAAGCGCAACAAGCGCGATTAAAGGATCCAACGCAACCAGCGCGAAACCGCGCCGCGCTCTCTGGCCGTTCGCACTCGGCGGTGTCGCCGTGGCGCTGCTGATCGTCGGCATCGTGCCGCGCCTCCATGCCAGCGCCGACCTGACCGAGCAGACGCAGGCGCAAAGCATGCTGACCGTGTCGGTGGTCAAGCCGCGCCCCGCGCCGAGCGTGAACGAACTGCTGCTGCCCGGGTCCGTCACGCCGTTCGCGGAAGCATCGATCTACGCGCGCACGAGCGGCTACCTCGCGCACTGGAACACCGACATTGGCGCACAGGTGAAAAGCGGCCAGGTGCTCGCGACGATCGAGGCCCCGGATCTGGACGCGCAACTGCGCCAGGCCCGCGCCGACGAAGCCACCGCGCAAGCCAATTTCGACTACGCGAAGACCACCGCGCAGCGCTGGCAGGAGATGCTGAAAACCCAATCGGTCGCGCAGCAGGACGCCGACACCAAGGTCAGCGACATGCAGGCGCGCGGTGCGATGCTGGCCTCGGCGCAGGCCAATGTCGCGCATCTTGCCGAACTGGTCTCGTACGAAAAGATCACCGCGCCGTTCGACGGCGTGATCACCGCGCGCAACGTCGATGTCGGCGCGCTGGTGACGGCGGGCGGTACGCCCGGCACCGCGGGCATGTCGGGCGAGCTGTTCCATATCCAGCAGAACGGCGTGTTGCGGGTGTTCGTGGACGTGCCGCAGAACGACGCGCCTTACGTCACCCCCGACACCGGCGTCTATCTGAGCGCCCAGCAGTATCCGGGCCGCCGCATTCCCGCCAAGGTGGCGCGCAGCACCGGCTCGATCGATCCGTCGAGCCGCACGCTGCGCGTCGAGGTAGATGTCGACAACAAGGACGGCGCACTGATGCCCGGCGCTTACACGCAGGTGCATCTGCAATTGCAATCGACCACGCCGGCGCTCGATCTGCCCGTCAGCGCCCTGCTGTTCCGGCCGGACGGCGTGACGGTCGCGGTGGTCGACAGCCATGGCCGCGCGGTGCTGAAGACCGTGCATATCGGCCGCGATTTCGGCACGCACGTGGAAATCACCACGGGCCTCGCCGCCACCGACCGCGTGATCGACAACCCCAGCGATTCGCTGAGCACCGGCCAGATGGTTCAGATCATGCCGGCCATGCACGGCTGA
- a CDS encoding efflux RND transporter permease subunit has translation MWIVRLALRRPYTFVVLAVLIFIAGPLAILRTPTDIFPNINIPVVSIVWTYNGFSAQDMANRITSNYERALTSDVDDIEHIESQSLNGVSVVKIFFHPGADINRAIAEAASNSASILRVLPPGTLPPNIITYNASTVPILQLGLSSNTLSEQQLYDLGNSQIRTQLATVQGASVPLPFGGKVRQIMVDIDPRALQAKGLAPLDVVNAVNAQNLILPGGTAKIGTKEYNVQMNGSTDTVAALNDLPIKTVAGGVVYVRDVAHVRDGYAPQTNIVRSDGKRAALLTIEKSGSTSTLTIIQQVKAMLPHIAAGLPSALHITALSDQSVFVKSAVVGVAREAVIAAALTAVMILLFLGSWRATLIIAVSIPLAVLTSLIALSALGQTINIMTLGGLALAVGILVDDATVAIENITHHLENGESLYDAILNGSGEIAVPTFVSTLSICIVFVPMFLLSGVARYLFVPLAEAVVFAMIASYFFSRTLVPTLAMYLMRARSNAPVTGNGPVARLIRFQAGFEHRFELLRVRYRDVLAAAIASPRRFVAIFLLLCIGSLALVPFAGRDFFPAVDTGEIRLHLRAPTGTRIEDTASITDQVEARVRDVIPKPELAAILDNIGVPVSGINLTYDSSDPIGPEDADVMITLAPKHKPTAQYVATLRTTLTKDFPGVTFAFLPADIVSQILNFGLPAPIDIQIVGNKLDANRTVANRLLAQLRGVRGLVDARIQQPGDAPAINVNVDRTRAIQAGLLQRDVSQNLLIALSGSSQTSPNFWLDPHNGVSYPLMAMMPQYDINSLQALANIPVAQNGGAATTSSTPTAAASASFSANGAGPAPQNLLGALSTLTRGTQQAVVSHYNVQPVLDIFASVQGRDLGGVAADVNRIVDQIRPQLPPGASIVVRGQVQAMHDSFSGLASGLVFAIGLVYLLMVVNFQSWLDPFIIISGLPGSLAGIAWMLFSTGTRLSVPALTGTILCIGIATANSILVINTARETHQAGKPPLEAALEAGFSRFRPVLMTALAMLIGMLPMALGLGDGGEQNAPLGRAVIGGLALGTMSTLLFVPVVYGMVHAWLDKRRAARTAKLEPAVPERTL, from the coding sequence ATGTGGATCGTCAGGCTCGCGCTGCGCCGCCCTTATACCTTCGTGGTCCTCGCCGTGCTGATCTTTATCGCCGGCCCGCTTGCGATACTGCGCACACCGACCGATATTTTTCCGAACATCAATATCCCGGTGGTCAGCATTGTCTGGACGTACAACGGCTTCTCCGCCCAGGACATGGCCAATCGCATCACGTCCAACTACGAGCGCGCGCTGACCTCGGACGTGGACGATATCGAGCACATCGAGTCGCAATCGCTGAACGGCGTCTCCGTGGTGAAGATCTTTTTTCATCCGGGCGCGGACATCAATCGCGCGATTGCCGAAGCGGCGTCCAATTCGGCGTCGATTCTGCGCGTGCTGCCACCGGGCACGTTGCCGCCGAACATCATCACGTATAACGCGTCGACCGTGCCGATCCTGCAACTCGGCCTGTCCAGCAACACGCTCTCGGAACAGCAGCTCTACGACCTCGGCAATAGCCAGATCCGTACGCAACTGGCGACGGTGCAAGGCGCGTCCGTGCCGCTGCCGTTCGGCGGCAAGGTGCGGCAGATCATGGTCGACATCGATCCGCGCGCGTTGCAGGCCAAAGGACTTGCGCCGCTCGACGTGGTCAACGCCGTGAACGCGCAGAACCTGATCCTGCCCGGCGGCACGGCCAAGATCGGCACGAAGGAATACAACGTGCAGATGAACGGCAGCACCGACACCGTGGCGGCCCTCAACGATCTGCCGATCAAGACGGTGGCCGGCGGCGTGGTCTATGTGCGCGACGTCGCCCACGTGCGCGACGGCTACGCGCCGCAAACCAACATTGTGCGCAGCGACGGCAAACGCGCCGCGCTGCTGACCATCGAAAAATCCGGCAGCACGTCGACGCTCACCATCATCCAGCAGGTCAAGGCCATGCTGCCGCATATCGCGGCCGGCCTGCCGAGCGCGCTGCATATCACCGCACTGTCGGACCAGTCCGTGTTCGTGAAGTCCGCCGTGGTGGGCGTGGCGCGCGAGGCAGTGATCGCCGCCGCCCTCACCGCCGTGATGATCCTGCTCTTTCTCGGCAGCTGGCGCGCCACGCTGATCATCGCGGTTTCCATTCCGCTCGCCGTGCTGACCTCGCTGATCGCGCTGTCCGCGCTCGGCCAGACCATCAACATCATGACGCTCGGCGGCCTCGCGCTCGCCGTGGGGATTCTCGTCGACGACGCCACCGTCGCGATCGAGAACATCACGCATCATCTGGAGAATGGCGAATCGCTGTACGACGCGATCCTGAACGGTTCCGGCGAAATCGCCGTGCCGACGTTCGTCTCGACCCTGTCGATCTGCATCGTATTCGTGCCGATGTTCCTGCTTTCAGGCGTGGCCCGCTATCTGTTCGTGCCGCTCGCCGAAGCGGTGGTGTTCGCGATGATCGCGTCGTACTTCTTCTCGCGCACGCTGGTGCCGACCCTGGCGATGTACCTGATGCGCGCGCGCAGCAACGCGCCGGTTACCGGCAACGGCCCGGTTGCGCGCCTGATCCGTTTTCAGGCCGGCTTCGAGCATCGCTTCGAATTGCTGCGCGTACGCTATCGCGACGTGCTCGCCGCGGCGATCGCGAGTCCGCGGCGCTTCGTCGCGATCTTCCTGCTGCTGTGCATCGGCTCGCTCGCGCTGGTGCCGTTCGCCGGCCGCGACTTCTTCCCCGCCGTGGATACCGGCGAGATCCGCCTGCATCTGCGTGCGCCGACCGGCACGCGGATCGAGGACACCGCGAGCATCACCGACCAGGTCGAAGCCCGGGTGCGCGACGTGATTCCGAAGCCGGAGCTTGCGGCGATCCTCGACAACATCGGCGTGCCGGTGAGCGGTATCAACCTGACCTACGACTCGTCGGACCCGATCGGCCCGGAAGACGCCGACGTGATGATCACGCTTGCGCCGAAACACAAGCCGACGGCGCAATACGTGGCGACGCTGCGCACGACACTGACGAAGGATTTCCCCGGCGTCACGTTCGCCTTCCTGCCCGCCGACATCGTCAGCCAGATTCTTAACTTTGGCCTGCCCGCGCCAATCGATATCCAGATTGTCGGCAACAAGCTCGACGCCAACCGCACGGTGGCGAACCGTCTGCTCGCGCAACTGCGCGGCGTGCGCGGCCTCGTCGACGCGCGTATTCAGCAGCCCGGCGACGCGCCGGCGATCAACGTCAACGTCGATCGCACCCGGGCGATTCAGGCCGGCCTGTTACAGCGCGACGTGTCGCAAAACCTGCTGATCGCGCTCTCGGGCAGCTCGCAAACCTCGCCGAATTTCTGGCTCGATCCGCACAACGGCGTGAGCTATCCGCTCATGGCGATGATGCCGCAGTACGACATCAACTCGCTGCAGGCCCTCGCCAATATTCCGGTCGCGCAGAACGGCGGCGCGGCCACTACGTCGAGCACGCCAACAGCCGCGGCCAGCGCCTCGTTCTCGGCGAACGGCGCGGGCCCGGCGCCGCAGAACCTGCTCGGCGCGTTGAGCACGCTGACTCGCGGCACGCAGCAAGCCGTCGTCTCGCACTACAACGTGCAGCCGGTGCTCGATATCTTCGCTTCGGTGCAAGGGCGTGATCTCGGCGGCGTGGCGGCGGACGTGAACCGGATCGTCGATCAGATCCGGCCGCAGTTGCCGCCGGGCGCGTCCATCGTGGTACGCGGCCAGGTGCAGGCCATGCACGATTCGTTCAGTGGCCTCGCGAGCGGTCTCGTGTTCGCCATCGGCCTCGTCTATCTGCTGATGGTCGTCAACTTCCAGTCGTGGCTCGACCCGTTCATCATCATCAGCGGCTTGCCGGGCTCGCTCGCCGGCATTGCCTGGATGCTGTTCAGCACCGGCACCCGCCTGAGCGTGCCGGCGCTCACCGGCACGATTCTGTGCATCGGCATCGCCACGGCCAACAGCATTCTCGTCATCAATACGGCGCGCGAAACTCACCAGGCCGGCAAGCCGCCGCTGGAAGCCGCACTCGAAGCCGGTTTCAGCCGCTTCCGTCCGGTGCTGATGACCGCGCTCGCCATGCTGATCGGCATGCTGCCGATGGCGCTCGGTCTCGGCGACGGCGGCGAACAGAACGCGCCGCTCGGCCGCGCCGTGATTGGCGGCCTCGCGCTCGGCACGATGTCGACCTTGCTGTTCGTGCCGGTCGTCTACGGAATGGTGCATGCGTGGCTCGACAAACGCCGCGCGGCGCGCACCGCAAAACTCGAACCCGCCGTCCCGGAACGCACCCTTTGA